The Kitasatospora setae KM-6054 genome contains a region encoding:
- a CDS encoding 5'-nucleotidase has protein sequence MPPYDLSERLVIGIASSALFDLTESDAVFREHGEERYRSYQEEHLDDTLEPGVAFPFVRRLLSLNDLAPAPGDPLIEVIVLSRNDPDTGLRVMRSVQAHKLPISRAAFMQGKSPYRFMPVLNMSLFLSANRDDVHAAVDAGLPAGHVLGPLPADAPDDRDLRISFDFDGILADDASEQVYSAAGIEGFRAHELAHADVPHDAGPLRDFLAAVDRIQRREEKRRRADPGYRPRVHVSLVTARDAPAHERAVMSLKRWGLRANDAFFLGGIDKGGIMKVLRPHIFFDDQSSHLASTSRTTPSVHVPFGRLNDERPGPAN, from the coding sequence ATGCCGCCCTACGACCTTTCCGAGCGACTCGTCATCGGCATCGCCTCCAGCGCGTTGTTCGACCTGACCGAGTCGGACGCGGTCTTCCGCGAGCACGGCGAGGAGCGCTACCGCTCCTACCAGGAGGAGCACCTCGACGACACTCTCGAGCCCGGCGTGGCCTTCCCCTTCGTCCGGCGGCTGCTCTCCCTGAACGACCTCGCCCCAGCCCCCGGCGATCCGCTGATCGAGGTCATCGTGCTGTCCCGCAACGACCCCGACACCGGGCTGCGGGTGATGCGCTCCGTCCAGGCCCACAAACTGCCGATCAGCCGGGCCGCGTTCATGCAGGGCAAGTCGCCCTACCGGTTCATGCCGGTGCTCAACATGTCCCTGTTCCTCTCGGCGAACCGGGACGACGTCCACGCGGCGGTCGACGCGGGCCTGCCCGCCGGACACGTCCTCGGCCCGCTCCCCGCAGACGCCCCGGACGACCGGGACCTGCGGATCTCCTTCGACTTCGACGGGATCCTCGCCGACGACGCCTCCGAGCAGGTCTACAGCGCCGCCGGCATCGAGGGCTTCCGCGCGCACGAGCTCGCCCACGCCGACGTCCCGCACGACGCCGGGCCGCTCAGGGACTTCCTCGCGGCCGTGGACCGGATCCAGCGCCGCGAGGAGAAGCGGCGCCGCGCGGACCCCGGCTACCGCCCGCGCGTCCACGTCTCGCTCGTCACCGCCCGCGACGCGCCCGCCCACGAGCGCGCCGTGATGAGCCTGAAGCGGTGGGGACTGCGCGCCAACGACGCGTTCTTCCTCGGCGGCATCGACAAGGGCGGGATCATGAAGGTGCTGCGGCCGCACATCTTCTTCGACGACCAGAGCTCCCACCTGGCCAGCACTTCCCGCACCACCCCCAGCGTCCACGTCCCCTTCGGCCGCCTCAACGACGAACGGCCCGGCCCGGCGAACTGA
- a CDS encoding HEAT repeat domain-containing protein gives MFEVVRAAVGDGDAEVRAEVLGALAWRWPDDAYPLVCARALDQAEAPTVRVTAARLLGVLWPEGAEALEVLRELEGTGPEEARTAVRQALALRLP, from the coding sequence GTGTTCGAGGTGGTGCGTGCCGCCGTGGGGGATGGCGACGCGGAGGTCCGTGCCGAGGTCCTGGGTGCGCTGGCTTGGCGGTGGCCGGACGACGCGTATCCGCTGGTGTGCGCGCGAGCTCTCGACCAGGCGGAGGCGCCGACCGTCCGGGTGACCGCCGCCCGTCTCCTCGGGGTGCTGTGGCCCGAGGGCGCCGAGGCGCTGGAGGTCCTGCGGGAGCTTGAGGGCACCGGCCCGGAGGAGGCCCGTACGGCGGTTCGGCAGGCGCTGGCCCTTCGGCTCCCGTAG
- a CDS encoding acyl-CoA synthetase, with protein sequence MRNQGIGSWPARRARKTPHRTALVHGGHRHSYADLHERSTRLAHALRTAGIRRGDRIAYLGPNHPSFLETLFAAGLLGALFVPLNTRLALPEIAHQLDDCGARALIHAPGCAPLVPSGAVPVTVRTGEEYESWLAGADRTPIDEPVGLDDTCLIMYTSGTTGRPKGAMLTHGNLTWNAYNVLVDTDLLADDVALVSAPLFHTGGLNMLTLPVLLKGGACLLTESFDPAGALELIARERISYMFGVPTMYDLMARQDGWADADLRSLRILNCGGAPVPRPLIDTYLRRGLSFQQGYGMTEAGPGVLFLDAEHTAGKAGSAGVPHFFTDVLLTTADGREAGLGEVGEVLVSGPNVGPGYWGLPEATGLAFHGEWFRSGDAARADADGYLTIADRIKDMYISGGENVYPAEVEEALLALPGVAECAVYGVPDPKWGEVGRAVVVPAAGAAVDPDALLAALAGVLAKYKLPRTVLLADELPRTASGKILKHRLRARHDG encoded by the coding sequence ATGCGCAACCAGGGAATCGGCTCCTGGCCCGCCCGCCGCGCCAGGAAGACCCCGCACCGCACCGCCCTCGTGCACGGCGGCCACCGCCACAGCTACGCCGACCTGCACGAACGCAGCACCCGGCTGGCCCACGCGCTGCGCACCGCCGGCATCCGCCGCGGTGACCGGATCGCCTACCTCGGCCCCAACCACCCCTCCTTCCTGGAGACGCTGTTCGCCGCCGGCCTGCTCGGCGCGCTGTTCGTCCCGCTGAACACCCGCCTCGCGCTGCCCGAGATCGCCCACCAGCTCGACGACTGCGGGGCCCGGGCGCTGATCCACGCGCCCGGCTGCGCCCCGCTGGTGCCGTCCGGCGCGGTGCCGGTGACGGTGCGCACCGGCGAGGAGTACGAGTCCTGGCTGGCCGGGGCCGACCGCACCCCGATCGACGAGCCGGTCGGCCTCGACGACACCTGCCTGATCATGTACACCTCGGGCACCACCGGCCGTCCCAAGGGCGCCATGCTCACCCACGGCAACCTCACCTGGAACGCCTACAACGTGCTGGTCGACACCGACCTGCTCGCCGACGACGTCGCCCTGGTCTCCGCCCCGCTGTTCCACACCGGCGGACTGAACATGCTCACCCTCCCCGTCCTGCTCAAGGGCGGCGCCTGCCTGCTCACCGAGTCCTTCGACCCGGCCGGCGCGCTGGAACTGATCGCCCGGGAGCGGATCAGCTACATGTTCGGCGTGCCGACCATGTACGACCTGATGGCCCGCCAGGACGGCTGGGCCGACGCCGACCTGCGCAGCCTGCGGATCCTCAACTGCGGCGGCGCGCCCGTGCCGCGCCCGCTGATCGACACCTACCTGCGCCGCGGCCTCTCCTTCCAGCAGGGCTACGGCATGACCGAGGCCGGCCCCGGCGTGCTCTTCCTGGACGCCGAGCACACCGCCGGCAAGGCCGGCAGCGCGGGCGTCCCGCACTTCTTCACCGACGTGCTGCTGACCACCGCGGACGGGCGGGAGGCCGGCCTCGGCGAGGTCGGCGAGGTCCTGGTCAGCGGCCCCAACGTCGGCCCCGGCTACTGGGGCCTGCCCGAGGCCACCGGGCTGGCGTTCCACGGCGAGTGGTTCCGCAGCGGCGACGCCGCCCGGGCCGACGCCGACGGCTACCTGACCATCGCCGACCGGATCAAGGACATGTACATCTCCGGCGGCGAGAACGTCTACCCCGCCGAGGTCGAGGAGGCGCTGCTCGCGCTGCCCGGCGTCGCCGAGTGCGCCGTCTACGGCGTGCCCGACCCCAAGTGGGGCGAGGTCGGCCGGGCCGTCGTCGTCCCCGCCGCGGGCGCGGCCGTCGACCCGGACGCGCTGCTCGCCGCACTGGCCGGCGTCCTCGCCAAGTACAAGCTGCCCCGGACGGTGCTGCTCGCGGACGAACTGCCGCGCACCGCCTCCGGGAAGATCCTCAAGCACCGGCTCCGTGCCCGGCACGACGGCTGA
- a CDS encoding oxidoreductase has protein sequence MPAKTALVTGASSGIGEATALKLQELGYTVYGAARRTDRLEQLADRGIRPLAMDVTDEDSMRAGIERIVAETGRIEVLANIAGYGSYGALEDVPLDEARHQFEVNVFGAIRLTQLVLPHMRARRSGTVVNVTSMGGKIYTPLGGWYHGTKFALEALSDCLRLEAKPFGIDVVVIEPGGIATEWGAIAADKLEKSSTGGAYTAQAAAVASSLRSEANAKRNSPPSVIADAIAKAVTARRPRTRYATGFGARPLIALRRILPDRAFDAVISRAVGLPR, from the coding sequence ATGCCCGCCAAGACCGCCCTCGTCACCGGCGCCTCCTCCGGCATCGGCGAGGCCACCGCCCTCAAGCTGCAGGAACTTGGCTACACCGTCTACGGAGCCGCCCGCCGCACCGACCGCCTCGAACAGCTCGCCGATCGCGGCATCCGCCCGCTCGCGATGGACGTCACCGACGAGGACTCCATGCGGGCCGGCATCGAGAGGATCGTCGCCGAGACCGGCCGCATCGAGGTCCTGGCCAACATCGCCGGATACGGCTCCTACGGCGCCCTGGAGGACGTCCCCCTGGACGAGGCGCGCCACCAGTTCGAGGTCAACGTCTTCGGCGCGATCCGCCTGACCCAGCTCGTCCTGCCCCACATGCGCGCCCGGCGCTCCGGCACCGTCGTCAACGTCACCTCCATGGGCGGCAAGATCTACACGCCGCTCGGCGGCTGGTACCACGGCACCAAGTTCGCCCTCGAAGCCCTCAGCGACTGCCTGCGCCTGGAGGCCAAGCCCTTCGGCATCGACGTCGTCGTCATCGAGCCCGGCGGCATCGCCACCGAATGGGGCGCCATCGCCGCCGACAAGCTGGAGAAGTCCTCCACCGGCGGCGCCTACACCGCACAGGCCGCCGCCGTCGCCTCCTCCCTGCGCTCGGAGGCCAACGCCAAGCGCAACTCCCCGCCCTCCGTCATCGCCGACGCCATCGCCAAGGCCGTCACCGCCCGCCGCCCCAGGACCCGTTACGCCACCGGCTTCGGGGCCCGCCCCCTGATCGCCCTGCGCCGGATCCTGCCCGACCGCGCCTTCGACGCCGTGATCTCCCGCGCCGTCGGCCTGCCCCGCTGA
- a CDS encoding MarR family winged helix-turn-helix transcriptional regulator yields MSDAPWMHGLQADTGYLLYRLGQRTGSAFNAALEQHGLRLRHHAILRYLGTVDGVRQRELADRLGYDPSAIVSLLDDLQRLGLAERRPDPADRRSRQVVLTPAGHDLLRTADHDSRRVTEDLLAPLSPDDRATLNELLQRISAL; encoded by the coding sequence ATGAGCGACGCCCCCTGGATGCACGGCCTACAGGCCGACACCGGCTACCTGCTGTACCGCCTCGGCCAGCGCACCGGCAGCGCGTTCAACGCCGCCCTGGAACAGCACGGCCTGCGCCTGCGCCACCACGCGATCCTGCGCTACCTCGGCACCGTCGACGGCGTCCGCCAACGCGAACTCGCCGACCGGCTCGGCTACGACCCCAGCGCGATCGTCTCCCTGCTCGACGACCTCCAGCGCCTCGGCCTGGCCGAGCGCCGCCCCGACCCCGCCGACCGCCGCAGCCGCCAGGTCGTCCTCACCCCCGCCGGCCACGACCTGCTGCGCACCGCCGACCACGACAGCCGCCGCGTCACCGAGGACCTGCTCGCCCCGCTCTCCCCCGACGACCGGGCCACCCTCAACGAGCTGCTGCAGCGCATCTCCGCGCTCTGA
- a CDS encoding carbohydrate binding domain-containing protein, whose amino-acid sequence MRTPVPPATPVPPATRRPARRPAPRGAIAGAAALAAAACLFTLGADPAGATGQEAVTNPLFQSPPSEGWTCESGVSWSYDTRVEGRPGAYDFAGCTQQVTVQPNHIYDFSAFVSGAYAFVGVSGPGIEPVQLWANSPNLTQLRRSVTTGPDARTLTVYFHGWYGQGPYQVRQVSLYDTTPVYIPPCPGGGASLPTSPAPTPTPASTPVPLAAPSGAPLPPSPSSPVSPPPSSVSPSPSCLPRP is encoded by the coding sequence ATGCGCACCCCCGTCCCTCCCGCTACCCCCGTCCCTCCCGCCACCCGCAGGCCCGCCCGCAGACCCGCCCCGCGCGGCGCGATCGCCGGGGCGGCGGCCCTGGCCGCCGCCGCGTGCCTGTTCACCCTGGGCGCCGACCCGGCCGGGGCGACCGGCCAGGAGGCGGTCACCAATCCGCTGTTCCAGTCGCCGCCCAGCGAGGGCTGGACCTGTGAGAGCGGCGTCAGCTGGTCCTACGACACCAGGGTCGAGGGCCGCCCCGGCGCCTACGACTTCGCGGGCTGCACCCAGCAGGTCACCGTCCAGCCGAACCACATCTACGACTTCAGCGCGTTCGTCTCCGGCGCGTACGCCTTCGTCGGCGTCTCCGGCCCCGGCATCGAGCCGGTCCAACTGTGGGCGAACTCGCCGAACCTGACCCAGTTGCGGCGCAGCGTGACGACCGGGCCGGACGCCCGGACGCTGACCGTGTACTTCCACGGCTGGTACGGGCAGGGGCCGTACCAGGTGCGGCAGGTCTCGCTGTACGACACCACGCCGGTCTACATCCCGCCCTGCCCGGGCGGTGGCGCCTCGCTGCCCACCTCGCCGGCGCCGACGCCGACGCCCGCCTCGACGCCCGTCCCCCTCGCCGCGCCGAGCGGGGCGCCCCTGCCGCCCTCGCCCTCGTCGCCGGTGTCGCCGCCGCCTTCGTCGGTATCCCCGTCCCCGAGTTGCCTGCCGCGTCCCTGA
- a CDS encoding VOC family protein produces MAVLRKFQVTFDCAEPVRLARFWCEVLGYESNPPAGAASWEEYEAGQPAAERGGWAACADPTGVGPRLYFQRVPEGKVVKNRVHLDVRVGTGLVGEERLAALEAECARLLPLGAVRVRLLYDGGDDSCIAMQDIEGNEFCID; encoded by the coding sequence ATGGCAGTGCTCAGGAAGTTCCAGGTGACGTTCGACTGCGCGGAGCCGGTTCGGCTCGCCCGCTTCTGGTGCGAGGTGCTCGGCTACGAATCCAACCCCCCGGCGGGCGCCGCCAGTTGGGAGGAGTACGAGGCCGGGCAGCCGGCCGCGGAGCGCGGCGGGTGGGCCGCCTGCGCCGACCCCACCGGGGTCGGGCCGCGGCTGTACTTCCAGCGCGTTCCGGAAGGCAAGGTCGTCAAGAACCGGGTGCACCTCGACGTCCGGGTCGGCACCGGCCTGGTCGGCGAGGAGCGGCTGGCCGCGCTGGAGGCCGAGTGCGCCCGGCTGCTGCCGCTCGGCGCGGTCCGGGTGCGGCTGCTGTACGACGGCGGCGACGACTCGTGCATCGCCATGCAGGACATCGAGGGCAACGAGTTCTGCATCGACTGA
- a CDS encoding 4-hydroxyphenyl-beta-ketoacyl-CoA hydrolase, translating into MNLAELTAIDVHTHAEVSAHGHASLDEELNDASSGYFKVEGAHRRPTLPEMAAYYRERKTAAVVFTVDAEHATGRPPVPNEEIAEAAAANADVLIPFASIDPFRGRAGVRQARRLVEEHGVRGFKFHPSIQGFFPNDRLAYPLYELIEETGTVALFHTGQTGIGAGVPGGGGIRLKYSNPLHVDDVAADFPHLKVILAHPSFPWQDEALAVATHKPGVHIDLSGWSPKYFPPQLVQYANTLLKDKVLFGSDYPVLTPDRWLADFAKLPIKDEVRPKILKENAARLLGLT; encoded by the coding sequence GTGAACCTCGCCGAACTGACCGCGATCGACGTCCACACCCACGCCGAGGTCTCCGCGCACGGCCACGCCTCGCTCGACGAGGAGCTGAACGACGCCTCCAGCGGCTACTTCAAGGTCGAAGGGGCGCACCGCAGGCCGACGCTGCCGGAGATGGCCGCGTACTACCGCGAGCGGAAGACGGCCGCCGTGGTCTTCACGGTCGACGCCGAGCACGCCACCGGCCGCCCGCCCGTCCCCAACGAGGAGATCGCCGAGGCCGCCGCCGCCAACGCCGACGTGCTCATCCCGTTCGCCTCGATCGACCCGTTCCGCGGCAGGGCGGGCGTCCGGCAGGCCCGCCGGCTGGTCGAGGAGCACGGGGTGCGGGGCTTCAAGTTCCACCCCAGCATCCAGGGCTTCTTCCCGAACGACCGGCTCGCCTACCCGCTGTACGAGCTGATCGAGGAGACCGGCACCGTCGCGCTCTTCCACACCGGCCAGACCGGCATCGGCGCGGGCGTCCCCGGCGGCGGCGGGATCCGGCTCAAGTACTCCAACCCGCTGCACGTCGACGACGTCGCCGCCGACTTCCCGCACCTGAAGGTGATCCTCGCGCACCCGTCCTTCCCCTGGCAGGACGAGGCGCTGGCCGTCGCCACCCACAAGCCCGGCGTGCACATCGACCTCTCCGGCTGGTCGCCGAAGTACTTCCCGCCGCAGCTCGTCCAGTACGCCAACACCCTGCTCAAGGACAAGGTGCTGTTCGGCTCCGACTACCCCGTGCTCACCCCCGACCGCTGGCTCGCCGACTTCGCGAAGCTGCCGATCAAGGACGAGGTCCGACCGAAGATCCTCAAGGAGAACGCCGCCCGTCTGCTCGGCCTGACCTGA
- a CDS encoding TIGR03086 family metal-binding protein, which produces MTQNQAVDTPGLDLVALDARALATARSLVDRIDPGMLGLATPCGSWTLGRLLAHMTGQNHGFAAAARGGGRDLADWADRPVGDDPAGVFAASVAEVEAAFAEEGVLERAFWLPEIRDGGPFPGRQAIGFHFLDYVVHGWDVAVSIGAEPDFAPGLPAAVLPIARQVPAGPAREAPGAAFAPALPSPAGAGDGDGAGDSLALVLRLLGRDPDWTAPNHP; this is translated from the coding sequence ATGACGCAGAACCAGGCTGTGGACACCCCCGGACTCGACCTCGTGGCCCTCGACGCCCGCGCGCTCGCGACCGCCCGCTCCCTCGTCGACCGGATCGACCCCGGCATGCTCGGCCTCGCGACGCCCTGCGGCTCGTGGACGCTCGGCCGGCTGCTCGCCCACATGACCGGCCAGAACCACGGCTTCGCGGCCGCCGCCCGGGGCGGCGGCCGCGACCTCGCCGACTGGGCGGACCGCCCGGTCGGCGACGACCCGGCCGGGGTGTTCGCCGCCTCGGTGGCGGAGGTCGAGGCCGCGTTCGCCGAAGAGGGCGTCCTCGAACGCGCCTTCTGGCTGCCCGAGATCCGCGACGGCGGCCCGTTCCCCGGCCGGCAGGCGATCGGCTTCCACTTCCTCGACTACGTCGTCCACGGCTGGGACGTCGCGGTCTCGATCGGCGCCGAACCCGACTTCGCCCCCGGCCTGCCCGCCGCCGTCCTCCCGATCGCCCGCCAGGTCCCGGCCGGCCCCGCCCGCGAAGCCCCGGGTGCCGCCTTCGCCCCCGCCCTGCCGTCCCCGGCCGGAGCCGGGGACGGGGACGGAGCCGGTGACTCGCTCGCCCTGGTGCTGCGCCTGCTCGGCCGCGACCCCGACTGGACCGCGCCGAACCACCCCTGA
- the sigJ gene encoding RNA polymerase sigma factor SigJ, whose product MIDPPEAPSAADPLDEFTAHRRLLFGTAYRLLGSVADAEDVLQDAWIAWSAAGRAEQVANPRAYLVRTVTNLSLTRLTSARAVRESYVGPWLPEPVLTEPDAADEAELADTVSTALLVVLESLGPVERAVFVLREAFGFSHAEIAGFLDRTETSVRQTAHRARAHVQARHTRFDTDPEQRRAVTGRFLAACDGGDLNAMLELLAPDVTAWSDGGGKVTAARRPLHGTDPVARWMVGVLAKPGVQGISWRSALINGEEGVLFTADGHPIGALTFDLDGGLMRNLRFQVNPDKLRGLRR is encoded by the coding sequence ATGATCGACCCTCCCGAGGCGCCGTCCGCCGCCGATCCGCTCGACGAGTTCACCGCGCACCGCCGCCTGCTCTTCGGCACCGCCTACCGGCTGCTCGGCAGCGTCGCCGACGCCGAGGACGTCCTGCAGGACGCCTGGATCGCGTGGTCCGCGGCCGGCCGGGCCGAACAGGTCGCCAACCCCCGCGCGTACCTGGTCCGGACGGTCACCAACCTGTCGCTCACCCGGCTCACCTCGGCCCGGGCCGTCCGCGAGTCGTACGTCGGACCCTGGCTGCCCGAACCCGTCCTGACCGAACCGGACGCCGCCGACGAGGCCGAACTCGCCGACACCGTCTCCACCGCGCTCCTCGTCGTCCTGGAAAGCCTCGGCCCGGTCGAACGGGCGGTCTTCGTGCTGCGCGAGGCGTTCGGCTTCAGCCACGCCGAGATCGCCGGCTTCCTCGACCGCACCGAGACCTCCGTCCGGCAGACCGCCCACCGCGCCCGCGCCCACGTCCAGGCCCGGCACACCCGCTTCGACACCGACCCCGAACAGCGCCGCGCCGTCACCGGCCGCTTCCTCGCCGCCTGCGACGGCGGCGACCTCAACGCCATGCTCGAACTCCTCGCCCCCGACGTCACCGCCTGGTCCGACGGCGGCGGCAAGGTCACCGCCGCCCGCCGCCCCCTGCACGGCACCGACCCCGTGGCCCGCTGGATGGTCGGCGTCCTCGCCAAGCCCGGCGTCCAGGGCATCAGCTGGCGCTCCGCCCTCATCAACGGCGAGGAGGGCGTCCTGTTCACCGCCGACGGCCACCCCATCGGCGCCCTCACCTTCGACCTCGACGGCGGCCTGATGCGCAACCTCCGCTTCCAGGTCAACCCGGACAAACTCCGCGGCCTGCGGCGGTAA
- a CDS encoding SDR family oxidoreductase gives MVMSNETLPNAPHPLDLDLTGKVAVVTGSGRGLGLAYAAALAAAGAAAGAAVVVNDLDAGVAGAAAAAIEAAGGRAVAVAAAVGTTEAAQALVDGAVEAFGRLDVMVTNAGILRDKVLWKMTDEDFDAVVATHLRGTFTCARAAAVRMREQGEGGRLIMIGSPAGQRGNFGQTNYAAAKAGIAAMVRTWAMELAKAGITVNAVIPIAATAMTETIPAFAPYVEAMRQGAPLPDFLRKGEGFGTAEDCAALIPFLASDAAAGVTGQCVGIGGDKLALWSHPQEVAVAYADGGWRPETIAAGWAAGVGREPQTVGVPASAVPAGAAPTPAVPAPAVPGEGK, from the coding sequence ATGGTCATGAGCAACGAAACCCTCCCGAACGCCCCCCACCCCCTCGACCTCGACCTGACCGGCAAGGTCGCCGTGGTCACCGGCAGCGGCCGCGGTCTCGGCCTGGCCTACGCCGCCGCGCTGGCCGCCGCCGGCGCCGCCGCCGGCGCCGCCGTCGTGGTCAACGACCTGGACGCCGGGGTCGCCGGGGCGGCCGCCGCCGCGATCGAGGCCGCCGGCGGCCGGGCCGTCGCGGTCGCCGCCGCCGTCGGCACCACCGAGGCCGCGCAGGCCCTGGTCGACGGGGCCGTCGAGGCGTTCGGCCGGCTCGACGTGATGGTCACCAACGCCGGCATCCTGCGCGACAAGGTGCTCTGGAAGATGACCGACGAGGACTTCGACGCGGTCGTCGCCACCCACCTGCGCGGCACCTTCACCTGCGCCCGGGCCGCCGCCGTCCGGATGCGCGAGCAGGGCGAGGGCGGCCGGCTGATCATGATCGGCTCCCCGGCCGGCCAGCGCGGCAACTTCGGCCAGACCAACTACGCCGCCGCCAAGGCCGGCATCGCCGCGATGGTGCGCACCTGGGCGATGGAGCTGGCCAAGGCCGGCATCACCGTCAACGCCGTGATCCCGATCGCCGCCACCGCGATGACCGAGACCATCCCGGCCTTCGCCCCCTACGTCGAGGCGATGCGGCAGGGCGCCCCGCTGCCCGACTTCCTGCGCAAGGGCGAGGGCTTCGGCACCGCCGAGGACTGCGCCGCGCTGATCCCGTTCCTGGCCTCCGACGCCGCCGCGGGCGTCACCGGCCAGTGCGTCGGCATCGGCGGCGACAAGCTCGCCCTCTGGTCGCACCCGCAGGAGGTCGCGGTGGCCTACGCCGACGGCGGCTGGCGCCCCGAGACGATCGCCGCCGGCTGGGCCGCGGGCGTCGGCCGCGAACCGCAGACCGTCGGCGTCCCCGCCTCGGCCGTCCCCGCCGGGGCCGCTCCCACCCCGGCCGTCCCCGCCCCGGCCGTCCCGGGGGAGGGCAAGTGA
- a CDS encoding MaoC family dehydratase: MAITVNGLDALKALAGTDLGASGWLDVTQQRIDTFADATDDHQWIHTDPERAAAGPFGAPIAHGYLTLSLFIPLFTELLEVEGVTTKVNYGLNKVRFPSPVKAGARIRLTARLAEVEEVPGGLQITVDGTIEIEGATKPAAVLQSVSRFYA; this comes from the coding sequence ATGGCCATCACCGTCAACGGACTCGACGCCCTCAAGGCCCTGGCCGGCACCGACCTCGGCGCCAGCGGCTGGCTCGACGTCACCCAGCAGCGCATCGACACCTTCGCCGACGCCACCGACGACCACCAGTGGATCCACACCGACCCCGAGCGCGCCGCCGCCGGCCCGTTCGGCGCGCCCATCGCGCACGGCTACCTGACGCTCTCGCTGTTCATCCCGCTCTTCACCGAACTGCTGGAGGTCGAGGGCGTCACCACCAAGGTCAACTACGGCCTGAACAAGGTCCGCTTCCCCTCCCCGGTCAAGGCCGGCGCGCGGATCCGGCTGACCGCCCGCCTCGCCGAGGTCGAGGAGGTGCCCGGCGGCCTGCAGATCACCGTCGACGGCACCATCGAGATCGAGGGCGCCACCAAGCCCGCCGCCGTCCTGCAGAGCGTCTCCCGCTTCTACGCCTGA
- a CDS encoding TetR family transcriptional regulator, whose translation MTQARAPRADAVRNRRKILTAAGEQITAHGPDVGMDEIAAAAGVAVGTLYRHFPTKTDLVAAVVAEYVARVAQDAEAALARAADGTGRALDELTAFLGRVVEQSATDRAVKAAAQVLGAQPGDRADEDRAGSAVAGLIQAGQADGDIHPDVTVNDIYLLFSTAPTDQPPAARARWLALVTPGLTTGARQIKN comes from the coding sequence GTGACCCAGGCCAGGGCACCGCGCGCCGACGCGGTCCGCAACCGCAGGAAGATCCTCACCGCCGCCGGCGAGCAGATCACCGCCCACGGCCCCGACGTGGGGATGGACGAGATAGCCGCCGCCGCGGGCGTGGCCGTCGGCACCCTGTACCGGCACTTCCCCACCAAGACCGACCTGGTCGCCGCCGTCGTCGCCGAGTACGTCGCCCGCGTCGCCCAAGACGCCGAGGCCGCCCTCGCCCGCGCCGCCGACGGCACCGGCCGCGCCCTCGACGAGCTCACCGCGTTCCTCGGCCGCGTCGTCGAACAGTCCGCCACCGACCGCGCCGTCAAAGCCGCCGCCCAGGTCCTCGGCGCGCAACCGGGCGACCGTGCCGACGAGGACCGCGCCGGCTCGGCCGTCGCCGGCCTCATCCAAGCCGGACAAGCCGACGGCGACATCCACCCCGACGTCACCGTCAACGACATCTACCTGCTGTTCTCCACCGCGCCCACTGACCAGCCCCCCGCCGCCCGCGCCCGCTGGCTCGCCCTAGTCACCCCCGGACTGACCACCGGAGCCCGGCAGATAAAGAACTGA